TCGAGACCAACTTCAATCGCGCGACAACTGCACTGCGGCAGCCTGGATCAAGCTGGAAACTGTTCGTCTATCTCGCTGCGCTAGAGGCCGGCTACACGCCCGAAGACCGTGTCGTGGATACGCCGGTCACCATTGATGGATGGAGCCCGCGCAATTCGGGAGGGAATTACGCTGGCGAAATGAGCCTGCGCAGCGCCTTCGCCTATTCCAAGAACACGGTCGCGGCCCAATTGGGCAACGAAGTCGGCTTCGGCACGGTCGCCTCGATGGCGCGGCGCTTTGGCATCACGACCGAAATTTCGACCTTCCCGGCCATGGTCCTGGGCAGTTCCGAGGTGCGCCTGCTTGATATGACACGCGCTTTCGCCTCGGTCTCTGCAATGGGCGCATCGGTGGAGCCTTATGGTATTGTCAAAGTAACGACCGCAGAAGGCGAGACGATTTACGAGCGCGATAAGCCTCGCGATGTGAAACTGGTGCCCGACTATGTGGCCGCCGGGATGACCGATTTGCTGCAATCGGCGGTCCAGACCGGAACCGGGCGCGCCGCACAGATCGGGCGGCCCGTGGCAGGCAAGACCGGGACGACCAGTTCGAACAAGGATGGCTATTTCGTCGGGTTCTCCAGCGGGATCACCACTGGCGTGTGGATGGGTCGTGACGACAATAAAGCCGTCAGCGGCCTGCAAGGCGGGCGCGCACCGGCTCAGGCATTTTCCGCTTTCATGCGCTTTGCCGTCAAAGACCGCCCGGTCGAGAAATTCGATACCGATTTGAAACTGCCAGAATGGCAGCTGGAGCCGGACGACGAATTCTATTTCGGCGATCCGGACGATTACTACTATATCGACGAGCAAGGGAACCTGATCGAGCCGGGCCGTGTCGAGGGACCGCGGGGCGATGGCTTCCCGATCGAAGGCGAGACCGGGCCCGGTGAAGCCGAACGCCCGCGTCGACCTCCAGAGCCTGCTCCTGATGGCGCAGCGCCTCAGGCAGCAAGTGACGATTTCCTCGATCAGGCCACAGGTGGCAGCGAACCTCCGGAAAGTCCGCCACCTGCGCCACCTCCGGGCCAATAACGCGAAGACATACAAAAGCCCCCGCCAGATCGCTCTGACGGGGGCTATTTCGTGCTCAGGTTTGAGCAGTTCGGTCCGTCGCGATTACTGGATGCGAACGGCAACGTACGAGGCCGGGCGACCTCTGCGCTGGACCCGCAGCAGCACCGCTTCGCGGTCGGCAGCTTCGGCCTCGCGCACAATCGCTTCCAGATCGGCAACAGTGGAAACCGGCTTGTAGTTCGCAGTCAGGATGATGTCGCGCCGTTGCAGACCCTTGCGGCCCGCATCCGAATTCGGATTGACGACCGCAATGGCGAGGCCTTCCATATCCGCTTCTACGCCTAACTGGCGGGCAATTTGCGGTGTCACAGGCACCACGCCCAAGCCAAGCTTCTCGGCAATCATCTCGCTATCATTGGCGTCGGGCGCCATTTCCTGCGGATCCTCGTCATTGCCGCTGAACATCTGCGACTGGCGCAATTCATCTTCGCTCGGACGGCGACCGACCGTGACATTGACATTGCGGCGTTGCCCGTCGCGGAACAGCTGCACCGGCACAGTTGTGCCCGGTGAAATGTTGGCGATCAGGAAGGACAGGGTCTGGTCCGGCTTCACGTCCTTGCCATCAATTGTCAGGACGATGTCACCCGGCTCGATACCCGCATTCGAAGCGGCTTCGCCATCGACGACCGATTGCACAAATTCGCCGCGATTCTGCGGCAGGCCGAGCGAATCGGCGACGTCATCAGTCACCGGCTGGATTTGCACACCGAGATATCCGCGCTCGATCGAATTGCCATCGCGCAGCTGATCGACGATCGGCTGGGCAATTTCTGCAGGGATGGCAAAGCCGATGCCCACGCTGCCGCCTGATGGTGAGAAGATCGCATTGTTAATGCCGATCACATTGCCTTCCATATCGAACAGTGGCCCGCCCGAGTTACCCCGGTTGATGGAGGCATCGGTCTGGATATAGCGGTCATACGCACCGCCACCTGTATTGCGCAGCACCGCCGAAACGATCCCGCTGGTCACAGTTCCACCCAGGCCGAAGGGGTTGCCGATGGCAATCACCCAGTCGCCGGCGCGTGCTTCGCTCGAATCGCCGAACTTGACGAAGGGAAACGCCTCGCTGCGATTGACCTTCAATACGGCCAGGTCCGATTGGGCATCGGCCCCGACCAGTTCGGCCTCGTATTCTGTGCCATCAGGCAGGGTCACGGTGATTTCTTCCACCGTACCGCGCCCGTTCGGACTGACAACGTGGTTGTTGGTGACGACGTAGCCGTCGGCAGAAATGAAGAATCCAGAACCCAGCGATTGCGCTTCGCGCGTTTGTGGCTGGTTCTGCTGCTGGCCGCGGCGGCCGAACAGGTCTGCAAACGGCGTGCCCGCAAACGGATTACGATTGCTGACTTCGATCCGCTGCCGGGTCGAGATGTTGACGACAGCAGGCTGCAGCTGGGCCGTTAGCTCGGCGAAGCTCTCTGGCGCGCCGGCACGCGGCACGGCGCGCGACATGGCACGATCATCGTTCTGGGCGACCTGCGCTCCGGCAGGGTGGCCGGTCAGCAGGGATGCGGTCGCGCCGCCGACCAGCAGCGCGGAGGTAAGGCCATAAGCATAGCGCACGGGTTTCACGTCCTCTCGTTCCTTTTCATCTCGTCCGGTGCATGAATATACGCACCGAAAGGCCATCCGGTTTCACGCCGGCCCTTTTTCATTTTGACACGCCGCTATTTCAACGCAACGCGCGCTGAACGGCGGTTTAACGACATTTGTAGTCGTCGACCGACCGCCAACCAAGCCCGATCAGCGCCGACCGCGGAATTGCCGCAGATATTCATTATCCGGCGACAGGATGACAGAACTTTCGGCTTGTCCGCTTTCAAACGTGGTCCGATAACTCTGCATGGCGCGGTAGAAGTCGTAGAAATCCGGGTCCTTGCCATAAGCTTCGGCATAGGTTCGTGCAGCGGTTGCCTCTGCTTCTGCGCGGATGATCTGAGCATTCTTGCGGCCCTGCGCGCGGATAGTCTCGGCTTCTTCCTGACGGTCTGCTTCCATTCGCTGGAACGCTGAGTCGAGCGGTGTGCCTTCGGGCAGGTCGGCACGTTTGATCCGAACGTCGATAACCTGTGCGCCATATTGTCGGGCCTGGGTGTCCAGCGCCTCACGAATATTGCGCATCGCATCGCCACGTTCCGCCGTCAGCAACGAGGAGAAGGGCCGACGGCCGAGTTCCTGGCGCAGAACCGAGGTCAGGATCGGCTGCAACTGCAGCATCACGTTCTCTTCGGTACCGGCCGTTTCCACCATAAGATCGGGATCGATAATGCGGAACCGGGCAAAGGCGTCGACTTGCAGGCGCTGCTGGTCATTCGACAAGACCTGCTGGCGCTCCATATCGAGATCCAGCACCCGCTTGTCGATCATCTGGACGGTTTCGATCAGCGGGATGCGCAACACCATGCCCGCACCGGTCTGGCCATAGGGCACATCCGGTTTGAACGTGTTCACATTGCGCACCGGTTCACCCGTGCGAATGATCACCGCCTGCTTGGTCTCGGGCACGATCACGATGCTGGAGGCGAGGAGCCCCAGCAATACGAACACCGCGAGGATCGAGAATTTGTGGTTATTCCAGAGCGTTTCCATCACTGGCCTCCTTCAGCGGCCTGGGCATTGGCCTGGCTGCGGCGGCGCACCTCCGGCAAAGGCAGGTATGGCGTTACGCCTTCGGCTTCGATCACTGTCTTGTCCGTCTTGCTCAACACGCTTTCCATGGTCTCGTAATAGAGCCGGCGCCGCGTCACTTCGGGGGCGAGGCGGTATTCCTCGTAGATCTTGTCGAACGAGGCGGCATCACCTTGCGCACGGGCCAGGACCTGCTGGGCAAAGGCGCGGGCGCGGTTGATGTCGGTTTCCGCATTCTGCTGCGCGGCCGACACGTCCTTGAACGCTTCGATCACCCTTTCGGGCGGATCGGTTTTCTCGATTTCGATACCCTGTACGGCGATGCCGGAGCGATAGGCATCGAGCGTGGCTTGCATCCGGCTGCGCACGCGCTGTTCGATATCCGCACGGCCAGAGCCTGACAGCACATCATCGAGCTCTTTCTCGGCAACCGAGGCCCGCATGGCGAATTCGGCAACTTCCTCAACCGTCTCGACAGGCTCTGCGAGCTGATACTTGTATTGCTTCAGGTCCTTGATGTTCCAGCGAATAAGATAAGACAGGTCGACCAGGTTCTGGTCTCCGGTCAGAATCAGTTTTTCGCCGCTGGAGCCAACCCGCTCCGACCGGAACGTACTGACATCCATAATATCGACAT
This is a stretch of genomic DNA from Parerythrobacter jejuensis. It encodes these proteins:
- the hflK gene encoding protease modulator HflK, producing MERFDSFRRRFGLAMAGKSPWGGSNGSGNGESGGEGGGGDTPSSGDSKGPRNPWLPPGKGEEPRRSASIEDIFKNRGPEGPRRSGGGGGGGPNFRLPQRPGGKSWLPLIIAGVAGAWLFFSSVHQVGPKEQGVVSTFGQYSRTLQPGLNFTAPWPFQNVDIMDVSTFRSERVGSSGEKLILTGDQNLVDLSYLIRWNIKDLKQYKYQLAEPVETVEEVAEFAMRASVAEKELDDVLSGSGRADIEQRVRSRMQATLDAYRSGIAVQGIEIEKTDPPERVIEAFKDVSAAQQNAETDINRARAFAQQVLARAQGDAASFDKIYEEYRLAPEVTRRRLYYETMESVLSKTDKTVIEAEGVTPYLPLPEVRRRSQANAQAAEGGQ
- a CDS encoding transglycosylase domain-containing protein, giving the protein MAKRGSRRKAAKKARKAASGKQPGKFARWAKRIVIWGGALALLGALFLGLAVMFAARSLPSYSQLKATQNAQTIVVRARDGSVIVELGPSFGQWLNSDEIPGIMKEAMISVEDRRYYSHFGVDPIRLTGAILEGMTGEKRIGGTSTITQQLARNVFLNSNRTLDRKLREAVLALALESKFSKEQILELYLNKVYFGGGAYGIDSASRKFFSHPATELNTAEAAIIAGLVKAPSRYAPTADVDAAVNRAKVVLRLMREQGRITAEQASVNVDTVDLRQESGQNSVRYFTDWALPQLDILLPETFEPIEVWTTLDVGMQRAATAAITSNAPSGAQGALVSLDRDGAILALVGGNDYVETNFNRATTALRQPGSSWKLFVYLAALEAGYTPEDRVVDTPVTIDGWSPRNSGGNYAGEMSLRSAFAYSKNTVAAQLGNEVGFGTVASMARRFGITTEISTFPAMVLGSSEVRLLDMTRAFASVSAMGASVEPYGIVKVTTAEGETIYERDKPRDVKLVPDYVAAGMTDLLQSAVQTGTGRAAQIGRPVAGKTGTTSSNKDGYFVGFSSGITTGVWMGRDDNKAVSGLQGGRAPAQAFSAFMRFAVKDRPVEKFDTDLKLPEWQLEPDDEFYFGDPDDYYYIDEQGNLIEPGRVEGPRGDGFPIEGETGPGEAERPRRPPEPAPDGAAPQAASDDFLDQATGGSEPPESPPPAPPPGQ
- the hflC gene encoding protease modulator HflC, with protein sequence METLWNNHKFSILAVFVLLGLLASSIVIVPETKQAVIIRTGEPVRNVNTFKPDVPYGQTGAGMVLRIPLIETVQMIDKRVLDLDMERQQVLSNDQQRLQVDAFARFRIIDPDLMVETAGTEENVMLQLQPILTSVLRQELGRRPFSSLLTAERGDAMRNIREALDTQARQYGAQVIDVRIKRADLPEGTPLDSAFQRMEADRQEEAETIRAQGRKNAQIIRAEAEATAARTYAEAYGKDPDFYDFYRAMQSYRTTFESGQAESSVILSPDNEYLRQFRGRR
- a CDS encoding Do family serine endopeptidase produces the protein MRYAYGLTSALLVGGATASLLTGHPAGAQVAQNDDRAMSRAVPRAGAPESFAELTAQLQPAVVNISTRQRIEVSNRNPFAGTPFADLFGRRGQQQNQPQTREAQSLGSGFFISADGYVVTNNHVVSPNGRGTVEEITVTLPDGTEYEAELVGADAQSDLAVLKVNRSEAFPFVKFGDSSEARAGDWVIAIGNPFGLGGTVTSGIVSAVLRNTGGGAYDRYIQTDASINRGNSGGPLFDMEGNVIGINNAIFSPSGGSVGIGFAIPAEIAQPIVDQLRDGNSIERGYLGVQIQPVTDDVADSLGLPQNRGEFVQSVVDGEAASNAGIEPGDIVLTIDGKDVKPDQTLSFLIANISPGTTVPVQLFRDGQRRNVNVTVGRRPSEDELRQSQMFSGNDEDPQEMAPDANDSEMIAEKLGLGVVPVTPQIARQLGVEADMEGLAIAVVNPNSDAGRKGLQRRDIILTANYKPVSTVADLEAIVREAEAADREAVLLRVQRRGRPASYVAVRIQ